The sequence GGTGGTCACGGTCAGCCAGCCGACCGCGCGCCCGCGTCCCGACCTCGCCATCCGGCCCCTGCAGGGCGATCCGATAGGGGTGCGACTGCTGCTCGCGGCCCGTACACCGGCCGAACTCGACAACGGTGCCGCCGAGTTGGAGGAGGCCTACTGGGAGGTGGCCCGTCAGGCGCCGGCCTACCAGGAGTGGCTGGAGCGCACGGCGGCCGGGCGACCGGCACCGGCGCTTCGTGTGGTGCGCGCCTGAGGGAGCGGCCCACCCGGGCGGCGGAGCGGTCCACCCGGGTGGCGGAGCGACTCTTCTGCACGCCACGCCGCACCAAATAACCCATTCATATGCTTATCGGCTCTATCGTGCCTGGTGTCGTGAACACCACAGGGGGCGCACAACGCGTCCGGCGACGGAGCGGGTTGGGATGCCGATGAGTGGAATCACCCGCAGGGACGCGGCACGCCTCGGCCTCGGCGCCTCCCTCGGCGTCGCGGCGGCCTCGCTGACCGGGTGCGGAGCCCTTGCCGGACTGGCCGGACCTCCGGGGGAAGGAGACCTGCCGCGGATCATCGGGGACGGTTCGACCGCGTACACCGGCGCGCAGCCGCATCAGCCGCCCTCCCCCGCGCCCCTCGACCCGGGGGAGGAGCCGCCGCAGTTCGTGGTCTTCTCCTGGGACGGCGCGGGCGAGGTGGGCAAGGGCCTCTTCCCGCGGTTCCTGGAGGTCGCACGCGCGTACGACGCGCGCATGACGTTCTTCCTCTCCGGTCTCTACCTGCTGCCCGAGGACAAGAAGCATCTGTACCGGCCTCCGGCCAACCCGGTCGGCGCCTCCGACATCGACTACCTCACCGACGCCCACATCCGGGCGACCCTGACGTACGTCCGCCAGGCGTGGCTCGACGGACACGAGATCGGCACCCACTTCAACGGGCACTTCTGCGCGGGCCCGGGTTCCGTGGCCCACTGGACCGCGGGGCAGTGGCGTTCGGAGATCGACCAGGCCCGCTCGTTCGTCAAGTCCTGGCGCACCCACACCGGTTGGCACGACGACCCGTCCCTCCCCTTCGACTACGACCGGGAACTGGTGGGCGGCAGGACCCCGTGCCTGCTCGGGCAGCGGAACCTGCTGCCGGTCGCCCACGAACTGGGCTGGCGCTACGACGCCTCGTCACCGGGCGGAGTGCAGCGCTGGCCGCGCAGAAGGGGTGGCGTCTGGGACCTGCCGCTGCAGAGCATCCCCTTCCCGGGGCACCGGTTCGAGGTGCTGTCCATGGACTACAACATGCTGGCCAACCAGTCGGGGAACTCGACGCGGGCCCCCTCGTACCACCACGCGGACTGGCGCCTGCAGGCGACGGAGTCGTACCTGGCCGGGTTCCGGCGGGCCTACGAGACGAACCGGGCCCCGTTCTTCATCGGCAACCACTTCGAGGAATGGAACGGCGGCATCTACATGGACGCGGCGGAGGACACCCTCAGGCGGATCTCCTACTGGAAGGACGTGCGCCTCGTCTCCTTCCGGCAGCTCGTCGACTGGCTCGACGCCCAGGACCCCGAGATCCTCAGGAAGCTGCGCAGCCTGGAGGTGGGCGAGCAGCCGAAGGGTGGCTGGTCCGCCTTCCTGCGCCCCGCGAAGGCACGGTCGAACGCCTGATCCGGACCCGGCTGCGCCCAGCAGGAGGAGTGGGACGCGGCGACCGTGAAGAACACGGCCTGCTTCCCGGTGACCGGCGCCCGGCTGAAAGGCCGCGCCCCTCGCTGCCGCCGCGGCCGGTGCCGTGGTCCTCGGCGCGGGCGCGGTCGTGGTGGTGCGACGGCGCGACGGCCGGCGGCGGCGGTGACGGCAACGGTCACCGGCGGGGGCGGGCCCCGGCCCGTCCCCGCCGTTCCCGTCGCACCGTCAGGTGCCGGACCCCAGCGTCCGCGTCGTGTACGCGCACTCCGTGTAGATGTACCCGGACCGGAGCCTGGCCGTGTCCGAGGCGGGCGTCGCGGTGCTGCCGCCGTGCGGCTTGTGCACGAAGTACGTGGTGCCGACCGGCAGGCTGAGCGTGCGCTGCGGGTAGTGCCTGCCGCTGTCACTGCAGGGCTTGAAGCCGGTCATCAGCGTGCCGGCGAGGGAGTACGACGTGCAGCTGCCGCATCCCTCCAGCGTGAAGCTGCCGGTGACCGGGCCGGTGTAGAGGACGGTCACGTCATCGGGGCTGTCGTTCTTGACCGTGACGGAGATGCTGCCGCCGGAGGCGGTGGTGGGCAGCTTCTTCCCGGCGGCCGGCAGGGTCTGGGCCACCTCGGCGCCGATGGCGATCTTCTTGGCGCGGTCCCGGTTGCCGCCGTGCTTGTTGTCGGAGACGTACTGCTCCATGGTCTTCTGGGCCGCGTCGAAGTCGCCGTCCTTGTACTGGTCGACGCCGCAGGCGTATTCCCCGGCGTCGCCGCTGCCGCCGGCCCGGTCGGCGGACTTCGCGAGGCCCTCGGGCGCGTGGTCCGCGGCGGCCGCGAGGTTGCCGATCCGAGTGTTCAGAGTCCTCAACCGCTCGACGGCAGTGCAGGGTTGACCGCCGTTCACGTCCTTCTCCGCCTGCTTCACCGCCGCGTCGACGGCCGGGGCGACCTCGGCCGCGGGCGCGGACCGCGGGAAGGTGTTCAGCAGGTCGCCGAAGTGCGGGACCCAGTCGTCCCGCCCCGCCGTCAGACCCGTCCGTCCGCACTCGTACAACGAGGTGGCCAGCCGGTCGTCGGGCCACTGGACGAGCGATCCGAGTTCGTTCTCCGGCATGGTGCGGGGCACCGTGCGCAGGTATTTCAGCGGCTCGATCGCCTCGCAGTACCGCTGGTGACCGTATGCCGCGCCGACCGTCGTGTAGTAGGTCCGCATACGGTCGGGGACCTGGCCGGCCGCGCGGGAGACGGAGTGCTTGACCGCGAGGTCGCGGTAGACGTCCAGGGCCGCCGTGTAGTCGGACCGCGCCGTGCCGAAATTCCGCCGCCCCGCAGCCGTCACCAGGTGGTCGGCGCGGTCGAGGCGGTCGAGGAGCGCCTGCTGTACTGCTTCGTCGTGCGCGTCGTCGTACCAGGCGGCGCCGCCCGCCGGCACGGCGAGCAGCAGTACGCCGAGCAGGAGGGCGAGGGGTGCCCGGCCGGGCCAGGTCAGCCGGGTGCGCCGTCCGACGATCGCGCCGTGCGCGGCCGCCAGGAGGAGCAGGACGGTGTAGACGGCGAGCGCGGCACCGGGGACGCCGTCGGCGTCCGCGGGCAGGGCGACGAGCAGCAGGACGACGGTGACCGTCCAGCAGGCGGCCATCGGTATCCATCTGCGGACGAGTGCGTAGCCGAGACCGAGACCGCTCAGGTTGAGCACCGCGACCGCGGCCGCTCTCCAGCCGTCCGGCGGCGCGGGTGGCGGCGACGGAGGCATGGGCGGTACGGCGAATCCCTGGTTCGGACCGTACGGAACTCCGGACATGGTGGGCTCCCCCCGTCAACTGCCCCCGTATGACTGCGGATCGGCAGTTTAGGGCCGCATCCGCGCACCCGACAGGGGGTGGGCCTGCCGCGGGGCGGGCCGGGCGAGGCGAGAAGGCCGCAGGTATGGCGCGGTTACCTCACAAGGCTGAAGAGCGCCCGGGGGAGGACGAACGCCAAGGCCACGGGGGCAGGGACTGAGCAGAACTCAGCATCACTCACGGGATGTCCGCACGGGACACTTGAGGGAAGCGACCCACGAGCACAGCCGGGAGGCGAGGGCGGTGATCGCCGTCAACCCGACGGACAGCGCCTCGCTGCTCGCTGCCTTCGGGGCGCTCGGCGTCCTCGTGGTGATCTTCGCCGAGTCGGGCCTGCTGGTCGTCGGGTTCTTCCTGCCGGGTGACACGCTGCTGTTCCCGGCCGGTGTGCTGTGCGCGGCGAGCGCTCATCACGCGCCCCGGCTGGTGCTGTGGCAGGTGCTGGTGTGCGCGGCCGTCGGCGCCGTCGCCGGGGCACAGGTGGGCTATCTGCTCGGGCGGCACGGCGGGCGTCCCCTGCTGGCCCGCACCTCGAACCGGCGGGTACGGGAGTCGGCGGCACGGGCGGAGCGGCTCCTGGCCCGTTACGGCCACGGCAAGGCGCTGGTGATCGGCCGCTTCGTCCCGATGCTTCGGACGGTCCTGCATCCGGCGGCCGGCGCGCTCGGCGTGCCCCTGCGGAAGTTCACCGTCTGGCAGTGCGTCGGCGGCCTGCTGTGGTCCCAGAGCCTCGTCCTGGCCGGATATCTCCTGGGTTCGTCGGTCACCCACGTCGACACCTACCTGCTGCCGCTGGTCGCCGTCATCGTCGTGCTCTCCCTGCTGCCCCTGCTCACGGAGGCCCGCAGGGAGCGGCGTCGGCGGCGGTAGTCCCGGTCGGCGCAGGCGCGGATTTAACCCGTTCCTTATTTGCCAGATGCCCCATTTGTCCGATTACCCTGGACGGCTGTTGCTCCGGACCGGCTGGGGCGGCCCCGGGGAGCCGGGCACACGGAAGGAAACGGGGGAAGGCATGCGCAGCGCACGGATGACGGCCCCACCGATCCCGTTCGGCCGAGCACAGTGCGCGGATGCCGCGCGCCCACCGTGGCGGCAGGGCTGACCTGGCAGGCGTGCGTCACCCTGCTGCATGCGCCGCACCCCTACGTGGGTGCCGTCGCGGCGCTGCTCATCGTCGAGGCGACGGTGGTGCGCACGGTCACCGCAGCGACCCGGTACGCCGCCGGATGCCTGCTCGGCGTGGCGGTCGCCGTGCCCGCGGCCCTCTACGTCGAGCCGGGCATGGCCGGTCTGGCCCTCGTGGTCTTCGCCTCCGTCCTGCTCGCCCGGCATGAGTTCCTCGGCCACCACGGACTGCA is a genomic window of Streptomyces griseochromogenes containing:
- a CDS encoding DedA family protein is translated as MIAVNPTDSASLLAAFGALGVLVVIFAESGLLVVGFFLPGDTLLFPAGVLCAASAHHAPRLVLWQVLVCAAVGAVAGAQVGYLLGRHGGRPLLARTSNRRVRESAARAERLLARYGHGKALVIGRFVPMLRTVLHPAAGALGVPLRKFTVWQCVGGLLWSQSLVLAGYLLGSSVTHVDTYLLPLVAVIVVLSLLPLLTEARRERRRRR